The proteins below are encoded in one region of Pseudonocardia sp. DSM 110487:
- a CDS encoding SurA N-terminal domain-containing protein yields MQVGRVAAAVAVIGAVISGCGGPSQAGTAVFVGDNAIPIESVQSQLDTALAKKDVMAQITAQGGSTAGLARSIVTRAVVHDLLARRAADEGIVVTDAQVDARIAESGGADALLGRLPYDLPMLRQRVHDDLIAAQLAQREVGGLVVTADLVAATSRDAADATAATLQAGGAQADALFTDQRTSVRGQPFDAASSPEEASTVLFGVPVGTVVAFQPSPDQSTWIVARVTDRRTNATADPAAVSSISQTQLVAIGQRLLQPTAEQIGIRVNPRYGVWDPIQMQIVGEDQQVGTILPPVAS; encoded by the coding sequence ATGCAGGTGGGACGCGTCGCGGCGGCGGTCGCCGTCATCGGTGCGGTGATCAGTGGGTGCGGTGGGCCGAGCCAGGCGGGCACTGCCGTGTTCGTCGGGGACAACGCGATCCCGATCGAGAGCGTCCAGAGCCAGCTCGACACGGCGCTGGCCAAGAAGGACGTGATGGCGCAGATCACGGCCCAGGGCGGATCCACGGCCGGGCTCGCGCGCAGCATCGTCACGCGTGCGGTCGTGCACGACCTGCTCGCCCGGCGCGCGGCCGATGAGGGCATCGTCGTCACCGATGCGCAGGTCGACGCCCGGATCGCCGAGAGCGGCGGGGCCGACGCCCTGCTCGGCCGCTTGCCGTACGACCTGCCGATGCTGCGGCAGCGCGTGCACGACGACCTGATCGCCGCACAGCTGGCCCAGCGGGAGGTCGGCGGGCTCGTGGTCACCGCCGATCTGGTGGCGGCCACCTCCCGGGACGCCGCCGATGCGACGGCAGCCACCCTCCAGGCGGGCGGTGCGCAGGCCGACGCCCTGTTCACCGACCAGCGCACGTCGGTGCGGGGCCAGCCGTTCGACGCGGCGTCCTCACCCGAGGAAGCCAGCACCGTGCTGTTCGGCGTGCCGGTCGGCACCGTGGTCGCGTTCCAGCCGAGCCCTGACCAGAGCACGTGGATCGTCGCGCGGGTCACCGACCGGCGCACGAACGCCACCGCCGACCCGGCCGCGGTGAGCAGCATCAGCCAGACCCAGCTGGTCGCCATCGGCCAGCGGCTGCTCCAGCCGACGGCCGAGCAGATCGGCATCCGCGTCAACCCCCGTTACGGGGTGTGGGACCCGATCCAGATGCAGATCGTCGGCGAGGACCAGCAGGTCGGCACGATCCTGCCGCCCGTCGCGAGCTGA
- a CDS encoding RDD family protein, giving the protein MPDPHPETAPPSREAPGGAARPQPPARYGFPLLATYGQRVGGFLIDIGIPGGLLAIVLIAALATRDVAVIGVVYPGAALVGLAFVLWNSGYRQGRSGQSLGKRVLGTRLVSVGSEEPVGFRRAVGRQIAHLLDGIPLGVGYLWPLWDEQRQTFADKVCSTLVVQADL; this is encoded by the coding sequence GTGCCCGATCCCCATCCGGAGACCGCGCCGCCCAGCCGGGAGGCCCCAGGTGGGGCGGCGCGCCCGCAGCCGCCCGCGCGCTACGGGTTCCCGCTCCTCGCCACGTACGGCCAGCGGGTCGGCGGTTTCCTCATCGACATCGGCATACCGGGCGGGTTGCTGGCGATCGTGCTGATCGCCGCGCTCGCCACCAGGGACGTCGCCGTGATCGGCGTCGTCTATCCCGGCGCGGCGCTCGTCGGGCTGGCGTTCGTCCTGTGGAACAGCGGGTACCGGCAGGGGCGTTCGGGGCAGAGCCTCGGCAAGAGGGTGCTGGGCACGCGGCTGGTCAGCGTGGGCTCGGAGGAGCCGGTCGGGTTCCGCCGTGCGGTCGGGCGGCAGATCGCGCACCTGCTCGACGGGATACCGCTCGGAGTGGGCTACCTATGGCCACTGTGGGACGAGCAGCGGCAGACGTTCGCGGACAAGGTCTGCTCGACGCTCGTGGTGCAGGCCGACCTCTGA
- a CDS encoding DUF501 domain-containing protein, whose product MSTKEGIADADVEAVTAQLGRKPRAVREVAYRCPCGLPAVVQTSPRLEDGTPFPTLYYLTCSRLNSRIGGLEASGRMREMTERLAEDPELAAAYRRAHESYLAERDAIEPLGTEVSAGGMPERVKCLHVCAAHALAAGPGVNPFGDEALTEIGDWWRQGPCVTS is encoded by the coding sequence ATGAGTACGAAGGAAGGCATCGCGGATGCGGACGTCGAGGCCGTCACCGCGCAGCTGGGCCGCAAGCCGCGCGCGGTGCGCGAGGTGGCGTACCGGTGCCCGTGCGGGCTGCCCGCGGTCGTGCAGACCTCGCCGCGCCTCGAGGACGGCACCCCGTTCCCCACGCTCTACTACCTGACCTGTTCCCGGCTGAACTCCCGCATCGGCGGCCTCGAGGCGTCCGGGCGGATGCGGGAGATGACCGAGCGGCTCGCCGAGGACCCCGAGCTCGCCGCGGCCTACCGCCGTGCGCACGAGTCGTACCTCGCTGAGCGGGATGCGATCGAGCCGCTCGGCACCGAGGTCAGCGCGGGTGGCATGCCCGAGCGCGTGAAGTGCCTGCACGTCTGCGCGGCCCACGCGCTCGCGGCAGGCCCTGGTGTGAACCCGTTCGGCGACGAGGCGCTGACCGAGATCGGCGACTGGTGGCGGCAGGGCCCCTGCGTCACCTCCTGA
- the efeB gene encoding iron uptake transporter deferrochelatase/peroxidase subunit, with amino-acid sequence MIGRLSRRRLLGWAGAGAALAGTGAVTACSASAAPVAEGVVPFRGDRQAGIVTPAQDRLHFVALDLTTGDRERVRALLQKWTTAAERMTAGAETAPGGAVGGNPEGPPADTGEALGLPAASLTLTFGVGPGFFDKLGIDPALRPAGLAELPRFTLDQLDPAMSGGDLCIQACADDPQVAVHAVRNLVRMGFGTTTVRWSQLGFGRTSSTSTAQATPRNLFGFKDGTRNLKAEDGAELDQHVWVRPDDGPAWLAGGTYLVARRIRMHIEIWDRTSLAEQEMIIGRTKGEGAPLGAAGEFDTADLAAIGPDGEPRIADVAHIRLASPEALGGVRILRRGYNFVDGSDGQGHLNAGLFFVAFMRDPHAQFVPMQRALANNDVMMEYIEHTGSAVFACPPGLADGQYWGQPLFEA; translated from the coding sequence ATGATCGGGCGGCTCTCTCGGCGGCGGCTGCTCGGCTGGGCGGGCGCAGGCGCGGCGCTCGCGGGCACCGGCGCCGTGACGGCGTGCTCGGCATCGGCCGCGCCCGTCGCCGAGGGGGTCGTGCCGTTCCGCGGCGACCGGCAGGCGGGCATCGTCACGCCGGCGCAGGACCGGCTGCACTTCGTCGCGCTGGACCTCACCACCGGTGACCGCGAGCGCGTCCGTGCCCTGCTGCAGAAGTGGACCACCGCTGCCGAGCGCATGACCGCAGGGGCCGAGACCGCTCCCGGCGGCGCGGTGGGTGGCAATCCGGAAGGACCGCCCGCCGACACCGGCGAGGCGCTCGGGCTGCCGGCCGCGTCGCTCACGCTGACGTTCGGTGTGGGGCCGGGGTTCTTCGACAAGCTCGGCATCGACCCCGCGCTGCGCCCTGCCGGGCTCGCCGAGCTGCCCCGCTTCACGCTCGACCAGCTCGACCCGGCCATGTCCGGCGGCGACCTGTGCATCCAGGCGTGCGCGGACGACCCACAGGTCGCCGTGCACGCGGTACGCAACCTCGTGCGGATGGGTTTCGGCACCACGACCGTACGGTGGTCGCAGCTGGGGTTCGGGCGCACGTCGTCGACGTCCACGGCGCAGGCGACGCCGCGCAACCTCTTCGGCTTCAAGGACGGCACCCGCAACCTCAAAGCAGAGGACGGGGCCGAGCTGGACCAGCACGTGTGGGTGCGCCCGGACGACGGGCCGGCCTGGCTGGCGGGCGGCACCTACCTCGTGGCGCGGCGGATCCGGATGCACATCGAGATCTGGGACCGCACCTCGCTCGCCGAGCAGGAGATGATCATCGGGCGGACGAAGGGTGAGGGCGCCCCGCTCGGCGCTGCCGGCGAGTTCGACACCGCCGACCTCGCCGCGATCGGCCCGGACGGAGAGCCGCGCATTGCCGACGTCGCGCACATCCGGCTCGCGTCGCCCGAGGCGCTGGGCGGCGTGCGGATCCTGCGCCGCGGCTACAACTTCGTCGACGGCAGCGACGGCCAGGGCCACCTCAACGCCGGCCTGTTCTTCGTGGCGTTCATGCGCGACCCGCACGCCCAGTTCGTGCCGATGCAACGGGCGCTCGCCAACAACGACGTGATGATGGAGTACATCGAGCACACCGGCTCTGCCGTCTTCGCCTGCCCACCCGGCCTGGCAGACGGCCAGTACTGGGGTCAGCCCCTCTTCGAGGCCTGA
- the eno gene encoding phosphopyruvate hydratase: protein MAVIEQVGAREILDSRGNPTVEVEVALDDGTLARAAVPSGASTGEHEAVELRDGDPLRFGGKGVEKAVSAVLDTIGPELTGMEAVDQRLIDQRLVDLDGTPDKSALGANALLGVSLAVAKAAAESSGLELFRYVGGPNAHVLPVPMMNIINGGAHADSSVDVQEFMIAPVGADSFKEALRWGAEVYQSLKSVLKSKGLATGLGDEGGFAPDLPGTRAALDLIAEAVDKTGYTLGRDIALALDVAATEFHSDGVYSYEGRKLSSQELSAVYAELVEAYPLVSIEDPLSEDDWDGWVALTDAIGDKVQLVGDDLFVTNPERLDEGISRGAANALLVKVNQIGTLSETLDAVTLAQSSGYRCMMSHRSGETEDTTIADLAVATGCGQIKTGAPARSERVAKYNQLLRIEEALGDAARYAGDLAFPRYSSSAETGA, encoded by the coding sequence GTGGCGGTCATCGAGCAGGTCGGCGCACGCGAGATCCTCGACTCGCGGGGCAACCCGACGGTCGAGGTCGAGGTCGCGCTCGACGACGGGACGCTGGCGCGCGCGGCGGTCCCGTCCGGCGCGTCGACGGGTGAGCACGAGGCGGTCGAGCTGCGCGACGGCGACCCGCTGCGCTTCGGCGGCAAGGGTGTCGAGAAGGCCGTTTCCGCGGTGCTCGACACGATCGGCCCCGAGCTCACCGGCATGGAGGCGGTCGACCAGCGGCTGATCGACCAGCGCCTCGTCGATCTCGACGGCACGCCGGACAAGTCCGCGCTCGGTGCCAACGCCCTGCTGGGCGTGTCGCTCGCCGTCGCGAAGGCCGCGGCCGAGTCGTCAGGGCTGGAGCTGTTCCGCTACGTCGGGGGGCCGAACGCACACGTGCTGCCGGTGCCGATGATGAACATCATCAACGGCGGCGCCCACGCCGACAGCTCGGTCGACGTGCAGGAGTTCATGATCGCGCCGGTCGGGGCCGACTCCTTCAAAGAGGCACTGCGCTGGGGCGCGGAGGTCTACCAGTCGCTCAAGTCCGTGCTCAAGAGCAAGGGCCTGGCCACCGGGCTGGGTGACGAGGGCGGCTTCGCCCCCGACCTGCCGGGCACCCGCGCCGCGCTGGACCTGATCGCCGAGGCCGTCGACAAGACCGGCTACACGCTGGGCCGCGACATCGCGCTCGCCCTCGACGTGGCCGCCACGGAGTTCCACAGCGATGGCGTCTACTCCTACGAGGGCCGCAAGCTGTCCTCCCAGGAGCTCTCGGCCGTGTACGCCGAGCTCGTCGAGGCCTACCCGCTGGTCTCGATCGAGGACCCGCTGTCCGAGGACGACTGGGACGGCTGGGTGGCGCTCACCGACGCCATTGGCGACAAGGTCCAGCTCGTGGGTGACGACCTGTTCGTCACCAACCCGGAGCGGCTCGACGAGGGCATCAGCCGCGGCGCGGCCAACGCGTTGCTGGTCAAGGTCAACCAGATCGGCACGCTCTCGGAGACCCTCGACGCCGTCACGCTCGCGCAGTCATCCGGCTACCGCTGCATGATGAGCCACCGGTCCGGCGAGACCGAGGACACCACGATCGCCGACCTCGCCGTCGCCACCGGCTGCGGGCAGATCAAGACCGGCGCGCCGGCCCGCTCCGAGCGCGTGGCGAAGTACAACCAGCTGCTGCGCATCGAGGAGGCGCTGGGCGACGCCGCGCGCTACGCGGGCGACCTGGCGTTCCCGCGCTACAGCTCCTCGGCGGAGACCGGGGCCTAG
- a CDS encoding septum formation initiator family protein translates to MGDERARARGERTRRTPRPRRSGTGTPRRRAREPQLTRVPRARGVVAATTGFLGLSSTRRAAALALVVCALALTVAVPLRNYVAQRQELAAVSEQQQMLAVEVARLDQERARLSDPAEIEAQARSRLGYVMPGEVPYVVQLPVAPGADPAGAANAGVPWYRVLWREVAEGPQ, encoded by the coding sequence GTGGGGGACGAGCGGGCCAGGGCACGCGGGGAGCGCACGCGCCGCACGCCGCGTCCGCGTCGCTCGGGCACCGGCACGCCCCGCCGCCGGGCCAGGGAGCCACAGCTGACCCGGGTGCCCCGCGCCCGCGGGGTGGTCGCGGCCACCACGGGATTCCTCGGCCTGTCCTCCACGAGGCGGGCCGCCGCGCTGGCGCTCGTCGTGTGCGCGCTCGCCCTCACCGTCGCCGTGCCGCTGCGCAACTACGTGGCCCAGCGTCAGGAGCTGGCCGCGGTGTCGGAGCAGCAGCAGATGCTCGCGGTGGAGGTCGCGCGGCTCGACCAGGAGCGGGCGCGGCTGTCGGATCCGGCCGAGATCGAGGCACAGGCCCGGTCCCGGCTCGGGTACGTCATGCCGGGGGAGGTGCCCTACGTCGTGCAGCTGCCGGTCGCACCCGGTGCGGACCCGGCGGGCGCGGCGAATGCCGGCGTCCCGTGGTACCGGGTGTTGTGGCGGGAAGTGGCGGAAGGACCGCAATGA
- a CDS encoding esterase family protein, translating into MKGELVTEVLAYDGGRSVTVYVPPGRPEAIAFAGDGQLIAPWGEDLEAADVAPTMIVGTHRLDDEMSRLREYTPVFDEARFAEHEAFFVDDVRGWVQSRFGVALPAERTAVCGVSASGELSLAVGLRHPDIYGAVFSASPGAGFKPPAVLPTLLPRVYLVAGTLEPFFLANATLWADALRGARADVVMYERAGDHGGPFWREEFTRMTAWAFG; encoded by the coding sequence ATGAAGGGCGAGCTCGTCACAGAGGTGCTGGCGTACGACGGCGGTCGGTCCGTCACGGTGTACGTGCCGCCGGGTCGCCCCGAAGCGATCGCCTTCGCCGGTGACGGTCAGTTGATTGCGCCGTGGGGCGAGGACCTCGAAGCCGCCGACGTGGCTCCCACGATGATCGTCGGCACGCATCGGTTGGACGACGAGATGAGTCGCCTCCGTGAGTACACACCTGTGTTCGACGAAGCGCGGTTCGCCGAACACGAAGCGTTCTTCGTCGATGACGTGCGCGGTTGGGTGCAGTCGCGCTTTGGCGTCGCACTTCCCGCAGAACGCACCGCGGTGTGCGGTGTGTCGGCGAGCGGCGAGTTGTCCCTCGCCGTCGGCTTGCGGCATCCCGACATCTACGGTGCAGTCTTCTCCGCGTCGCCGGGTGCGGGGTTCAAGCCTCCGGCGGTGCTGCCGACACTGTTGCCCCGTGTCTATTTGGTCGCCGGCACGCTGGAGCCATTCTTCCTCGCGAACGCGACGCTGTGGGCCGATGCGCTGCGGGGTGCCCGCGCGGATGTCGTCATGTACGAACGGGCGGGAGACCATGGCGGGCCGTTCTGGCGGGAAGAATTCACGCGGATGACTGCATGGGCCTTCGGCTGA
- a CDS encoding lytic murein transglycosylase, with translation MAALIGVSILSDRDSRDHRAERPQRGDGLTAADVDPDTPVPQPPPLTGGTDLVAWSVTAAERSGVPARALRAYAAAELAQRTDTPDCRLSWSTIAGIGRVESDHARFGGARVNSDGEASPAIVGPPLDGSPGVREIRDTDGGRLDGDTTFDRAVGPMQFLPGTWARYGADGNGDGVRDPHQLDDAALAAARYLCADGRDTASGEGWWDGVLTYNSSVNYARLVWAAADRYTTSTAA, from the coding sequence ATGGCGGCCCTCATCGGGGTGTCGATCCTGTCGGACCGCGACAGCCGCGACCACCGGGCGGAACGCCCGCAGCGCGGCGACGGACTCACCGCCGCGGACGTCGACCCCGACACGCCTGTCCCGCAACCACCGCCGCTGACGGGAGGCACTGACCTCGTCGCCTGGTCGGTCACCGCGGCCGAGCGCAGCGGCGTCCCGGCCAGGGCGCTGCGCGCCTACGCTGCCGCGGAGCTCGCCCAGCGCACCGACACCCCGGACTGCCGCCTCTCGTGGAGCACCATCGCCGGGATCGGGCGCGTCGAGTCCGATCACGCCCGCTTCGGCGGCGCGCGCGTGAACTCCGACGGTGAGGCCAGCCCGGCGATAGTCGGGCCGCCGCTCGACGGCTCACCCGGCGTGCGCGAGATCCGGGACACCGACGGCGGCCGCCTCGATGGCGACACCACGTTCGACCGCGCAGTCGGGCCGATGCAGTTCCTGCCCGGCACATGGGCCCGCTACGGCGCAGACGGCAACGGCGACGGCGTGCGTGACCCGCACCAGCTCGACGACGCCGCCCTCGCCGCGGCGCGCTACCTCTGCGCCGACGGCCGCGACACGGCGAGTGGCGAGGGTTGGTGGGACGGCGTGCTCACGTACAACAGCTCGGTCAACTACGCCCGCCTCGTCTGGGCCGCCGCCGACCGCTACACCACCTCCACCGCCGCCTGA
- a CDS encoding tetratricopeptide repeat protein encodes MTSQPASDALFESFRRAEMLIARSRPLDALQALSPVLESQPDHASVQLLAGRAYLDSAQLQRAEEAFGRVIELDPADHYARFALGKALQRQGRLAEAHAQLKMAAAMDPRPEYQEALGELRVRMAVNGDGEPGEPD; translated from the coding sequence ATGACGAGCCAGCCAGCATCCGACGCCCTCTTCGAGTCCTTCCGCCGCGCCGAGATGCTGATCGCGCGCAGCCGCCCGCTCGACGCGCTGCAGGCGCTCTCCCCGGTCTTGGAAAGCCAGCCAGACCATGCATCGGTGCAGCTACTCGCCGGGCGGGCCTACCTCGACTCCGCCCAGCTCCAGCGCGCTGAGGAGGCGTTCGGCCGCGTGATCGAGCTCGACCCGGCCGATCACTACGCCCGCTTCGCGCTCGGCAAGGCCCTCCAACGGCAGGGCCGGCTCGCCGAGGCGCACGCGCAGCTGAAGATGGCGGCCGCAATGGACCCGCGCCCCGAGTACCAGGAGGCACTCGGCGAGCTGCGCGTCCGAATGGCGGTCAACGGTGACGGCGAACCGGGCGAACCGGACTGA
- the efeO gene encoding iron uptake system protein EfeO, translating into MSRTSRVAVLVTASAALAACTSTAPPAGDAAGAGGPIAVTAADDRCEVGATEAPAGTITFSVRNTGSKITEFYLYGTGGRIMGEVENIGPGLTRNLIVEVPDGGSYTTACKPGMVGDGIQAPFTVTGSATRSVDENTRLAEATTGYHRWVTSQIEALVPKTQEFVDAVKAGDVDTAKALFPVARTYWERIEPVAESFGDIDPKIDGREDDERDPGVQFTGYHRLEKDLWVDGLQPDAPAMADQLMADIRDLESRTATVELTPVQLANGAKELLDEVATGKITGEEDRYSHTDLWDFKANVEGSQGAVAALRPVIDEKDPTLGPVLDERFAAVDALLEEYRVGDGYRLYTDLTEDDTRRMAEAVDALGEPVSQVAAVVTS; encoded by the coding sequence ATGTCACGCACGTCCCGGGTCGCGGTTCTCGTCACCGCGTCCGCCGCCCTCGCGGCCTGCACCAGCACCGCGCCGCCAGCCGGCGACGCCGCGGGCGCCGGAGGCCCGATCGCCGTCACGGCCGCCGACGACCGCTGCGAGGTCGGGGCCACCGAGGCCCCGGCCGGCACGATCACGTTCTCCGTGCGCAACACCGGCAGCAAGATCACCGAGTTCTACCTGTACGGCACCGGCGGCCGGATCATGGGCGAGGTCGAGAACATCGGTCCCGGTCTCACCCGAAACCTGATCGTCGAGGTGCCGGACGGCGGCAGCTACACCACGGCGTGCAAGCCGGGCATGGTCGGCGACGGGATCCAGGCGCCGTTCACGGTCACCGGCTCGGCCACCCGGTCCGTCGACGAGAACACCCGGCTCGCCGAGGCCACCACCGGCTACCACCGCTGGGTCACCTCGCAGATCGAAGCTCTCGTGCCCAAGACGCAGGAGTTCGTCGACGCCGTGAAGGCGGGCGACGTCGACACCGCGAAGGCGCTGTTCCCGGTCGCGCGGACGTACTGGGAGCGGATCGAACCGGTCGCGGAGTCGTTCGGCGACATCGACCCGAAGATCGACGGGCGCGAGGACGACGAGCGCGACCCCGGTGTGCAGTTCACCGGCTACCACCGGCTGGAGAAGGACCTGTGGGTGGACGGCCTGCAGCCCGACGCGCCCGCGATGGCCGACCAGCTGATGGCCGACATCCGCGACCTCGAGTCGCGCACCGCGACCGTCGAGCTCACGCCGGTGCAGCTCGCGAATGGGGCCAAGGAGCTGCTCGACGAGGTCGCCACCGGGAAGATCACCGGTGAGGAGGACCGCTACTCGCACACCGATCTGTGGGACTTCAAGGCCAACGTCGAGGGCTCGCAGGGCGCGGTTGCCGCGCTGCGGCCCGTGATCGACGAGAAGGACCCGACGCTCGGCCCGGTGCTCGACGAGCGCTTCGCGGCCGTCGACGCACTGTTGGAGGAGTACCGCGTCGGCGACGGGTACCGGCTCTACACCGATCTCACCGAGGACGACACCCGGCGGATGGCCGAAGCCGTCGACGCGCTGGGCGAGCCGGTCAGCCAGGTCGCGGCGGTCGTGACGTCATGA
- the efeU gene encoding iron uptake transporter permease EfeU: protein MLGNALIGLREGLEAALVVSILVAFLVRTDRRSELPKVWLGVGIAIAVSVGVTLALALAQQQLTFEAQEAFGGILSIIAVGFVTWMIFWMRRVARSISAELRGKLEGALAMGPVAVVVMAGLAVGREGLETALFFFTAAQAAGETTQPLIGFLIGIAIAIALAYLIYRGAISLNLGRFFTITGVLLIFVAAGILAYGMHDLQEAGIVPGLTTLAFDVSTAVPPDSWYGTLLKGIFNFSPQTTVAEAIVWVAYVAVVLPLFLRPQRTRAAIPTT, encoded by the coding sequence GTGCTCGGAAACGCACTGATCGGACTGCGAGAGGGCCTCGAGGCCGCGCTCGTGGTCAGCATCCTCGTCGCCTTCCTCGTGCGCACCGACCGCCGCTCCGAGCTGCCCAAGGTCTGGCTGGGCGTCGGGATCGCGATCGCGGTCAGCGTCGGCGTCACGCTGGCACTCGCGCTCGCCCAGCAGCAGCTGACGTTCGAGGCTCAGGAGGCGTTCGGGGGCATTCTCTCGATCATCGCGGTCGGCTTCGTCACCTGGATGATCTTCTGGATGCGCCGGGTGGCCCGGTCGATCTCGGCGGAGCTGCGCGGGAAGCTCGAGGGCGCGCTCGCCATGGGCCCGGTCGCCGTCGTCGTGATGGCCGGGCTCGCCGTCGGCCGCGAGGGGCTCGAGACCGCACTGTTCTTCTTCACGGCGGCGCAGGCGGCGGGCGAGACCACCCAGCCGCTGATCGGCTTCCTCATCGGCATCGCGATCGCGATCGCACTCGCCTACCTCATCTACCGAGGGGCGATCAGCCTCAACCTGGGCCGGTTCTTCACCATCACCGGGGTGCTGCTGATCTTCGTCGCCGCGGGGATCCTCGCCTACGGCATGCACGACCTGCAGGAGGCCGGGATCGTGCCGGGCCTGACCACACTCGCCTTCGACGTGAGCACGGCGGTCCCGCCGGACTCCTGGTACGGGACGCTGCTGAAGGGGATCTTCAACTTCTCCCCGCAGACCACCGTCGCAGAGGCGATCGTCTGGGTCGCCTACGTGGCGGTCGTCCTCCCGCTGTTCCTCCGTCCGCAGCGGACCCGCGCCGCGATCCCCACCACCTGA
- a CDS encoding MazG family protein, with protein sequence MSTGVAQRTVVLLPERWSGVLPAAAVPALRAAERVLADPTVPDEVVAVTGAIRADGWGVDGAAEVLLTTDPARVDGAAVVGLPVGAALLDAVAVMDRLRSPGGCPWDAEQTHESLLQYLIEECYELYQAIEDGDRVAIREELGDVLLQVLFHARVAEEAGVLPFTIDDVAADLVAKLVGRHPHVFAGSERIDTAERQERRWEELKRAEKQRESSVDGVPLGQPAVALAAKLTSRTARAHLPADLLPAGASVGEQLFALAAKAKLAGVDPEAELRTAARRFADQVRAAERAAVADRADPHALDAAGWRRYWPAAG encoded by the coding sequence ATGAGTACTGGGGTCGCGCAGCGGACGGTCGTCCTCCTGCCCGAGCGGTGGAGCGGTGTCCTGCCCGCTGCCGCCGTGCCGGCCCTGCGCGCGGCCGAGCGGGTGCTCGCCGACCCCACGGTGCCGGACGAGGTCGTGGCCGTCACCGGCGCGATCCGCGCCGACGGCTGGGGCGTGGACGGGGCGGCCGAGGTGCTGCTGACCACCGACCCCGCCCGGGTGGACGGCGCCGCCGTCGTGGGGCTCCCGGTGGGCGCGGCGCTGCTCGACGCGGTCGCCGTGATGGACCGGCTGCGCTCGCCCGGCGGCTGTCCGTGGGACGCCGAGCAGACCCACGAGTCGCTCCTGCAGTACCTGATCGAGGAGTGCTACGAGCTCTACCAGGCGATCGAGGACGGCGATCGCGTCGCCATCCGCGAGGAGCTCGGCGACGTGCTGCTGCAGGTGCTGTTCCACGCGCGGGTGGCCGAGGAGGCAGGCGTCCTGCCGTTCACGATCGACGACGTCGCGGCCGACCTCGTTGCGAAGCTCGTCGGGCGGCACCCGCACGTGTTCGCCGGCAGCGAGCGGATCGACACGGCCGAGCGCCAGGAACGCCGCTGGGAGGAGCTCAAGCGCGCTGAGAAGCAGCGCGAGTCCAGCGTGGACGGGGTGCCGCTCGGGCAGCCGGCTGTCGCGCTCGCCGCGAAGCTCACCAGCCGCACCGCACGTGCCCACCTGCCGGCCGACCTGCTGCCCGCAGGCGCGAGCGTGGGGGAGCAGCTCTTCGCGCTGGCCGCCAAGGCGAAGCTCGCAGGCGTCGACCCGGAGGCGGAGCTGCGGACTGCCGCGCGCCGGTTCGCCGACCAGGTGCGGGCCGCGGAGCGGGCCGCCGTCGCCGACCGCGCCGACCCGCACGCCCTCGACGCCGCGGGGTGGCGACGCTACTGGCCCGCGGCTGGCTAA